A genomic window from Terrisporobacter glycolicus ATCC 14880 = DSM 1288 includes:
- a CDS encoding BglG family transcription antiterminator, with protein sequence MIKATSRQRGIINAIISSDGYISGNDLAKINQISVKTVQREIKDINDFLQSYNCEIISKRSHGYKIKYENYDDYKVLKSIVGEIDCNCMYTLEENRVEWLIRKLAFLYVDSETESIKQDELCDELFISLSTLKNDLKVVKNILHNYDLKLSRKGNSGVYISGDEAKFRYFLSDYIVHKIGQEKSGTILEMIDTKSSESIKSIIIDVINRYDLNITDLGFDNLFNHIVITITRIKNDKIINEEKVKNIPADEMEYEASLNLCRQICKLTEIQFPTAEVVYIYQHLKSQNRLFKDDNYSIDEEDSKNLKTIRKSLKEIYLQIGIDFTHDEILENGLLVHLKSVLHRIQYKMKIRNNLLDQIKKNYVLAYELSNFLAKAIEEDMNVEVDENEVGFLALHFGGALERMNIKGRKDRLRVIVICASGMGTSILLRSKLSNRFGSKIQICGVYPSYKLEELDFKDIDLIISTINLQYKNLPIINVSPILSDTDMNKINHFISKGNENYKLDIKSYFKDEIFSPNLNKDNYLDVVEYMSNKMYELGYIDEVMKNSFIEREQLSSTEIGNMVAIPHALVGEVKKPGIYVAILEEPIKWVYSEVQLVMMIAINKEVFLEHENLFLDIYNQVDEMYKVEKIINKKDLNYIKKLY encoded by the coding sequence ATGATAAAAGCAACAAGTAGACAAAGAGGAATAATAAATGCAATTATAAGTTCTGATGGTTATATAAGTGGAAATGATTTAGCAAAAATAAATCAGATATCTGTAAAAACAGTACAAAGAGAGATAAAGGATATAAATGATTTTTTACAATCATACAATTGTGAAATAATTTCTAAAAGAAGTCATGGATATAAAATAAAATATGAGAATTACGACGATTACAAAGTGCTAAAAAGTATAGTTGGAGAAATCGATTGCAACTGTATGTACACCTTAGAAGAAAATAGGGTGGAATGGCTAATTAGAAAGCTAGCATTTCTATATGTGGATAGCGAAACAGAATCAATAAAACAAGATGAGTTATGTGATGAGTTATTTATAAGTTTATCTACATTAAAAAATGATTTAAAAGTCGTAAAAAATATATTACATAATTATGACTTAAAATTATCCCGCAAAGGAAATTCAGGTGTTTATATTAGTGGTGATGAAGCTAAGTTTAGATACTTTTTATCTGATTATATTGTTCATAAAATAGGACAAGAAAAATCAGGTACTATTTTAGAAATGATAGATACAAAATCTTCAGAAAGTATTAAATCTATAATAATTGATGTAATAAACAGATATGACTTAAACATTACTGATTTAGGATTTGATAATTTATTCAATCATATAGTTATTACTATTACAAGAATAAAAAATGACAAGATTATCAATGAAGAAAAAGTAAAGAATATACCAGCAGATGAAATGGAATATGAAGCATCATTAAATCTTTGTAGGCAAATATGTAAGTTGACGGAAATTCAATTTCCAACAGCAGAAGTTGTGTATATATATCAGCATTTAAAATCTCAAAACAGATTATTTAAAGATGATAACTATTCCATAGATGAAGAAGATAGTAAAAATTTAAAAACTATAAGAAAGTCTTTAAAAGAGATTTATTTACAAATAGGTATAGATTTTACTCATGATGAAATACTGGAAAATGGTCTTCTTGTTCACTTAAAAAGTGTTCTTCACAGAATACAATACAAAATGAAAATAAGAAATAATCTGCTAGACCAAATAAAGAAAAACTATGTACTAGCTTACGAGCTATCAAACTTCTTGGCTAAAGCAATAGAAGAAGATATGAATGTGGAAGTAGATGAGAATGAAGTTGGATTTTTGGCACTACATTTTGGTGGTGCACTAGAAAGGATGAACATAAAGGGAAGAAAAGATAGACTTCGAGTAATTGTTATATGTGCATCTGGCATGGGAACATCCATACTTCTAAGAAGCAAATTATCAAATAGATTTGGATCTAAAATTCAGATTTGTGGAGTATATCCATCTTATAAATTGGAGGAGTTAGATTTTAAAGATATTGACTTGATAATTTCAACTATTAATCTACAGTACAAAAACTTACCTATTATAAATGTATCACCTATTCTAAGTGATACAGATATGAATAAAATAAATCATTTTATAAGTAAAGGAAATGAAAATTACAAACTAGATATAAAATCATACTTTAAAGATGAAATATTCTCACCAAACTTAAATAAGGATAATTACTTAGATGTGGTAGAATACATGTCCAATAAAATGTATGAATTAGGATATATAGACGAAGTAATGAAAAATTCCTTTATAGAAAGAGAACAACTTTCATCAACAGAAATAGGGAATATGGTTGCCATTCCTCATGCACTAGTTGGAGAAGTGAAAAAGCCTGGAATTTATGTAGCAATTTTGGAAGAACCAATAAAATGGGTATACTCAGAAGTTCAACTAGTAATGATGATAGCCATAAATAAAGAGGTATTTCTAGAACATGAAAATTTATTCTTGGACATATATAACCAAGTTGATGAAATGTATAAAGTTGAAAAAATAATTAACAAAAAAGATTTGAATTATATTAAAAAATTATATTAA
- a CDS encoding PTS sugar transporter subunit IIB: MKKIVVACGAGIATSTVAIQKLKAGFEKRGLGGQVSFTQCTVAELPGKVAGHDMVVTTAQFSQSVDIPVISGLPFITGLGVDKLMDDIVAKLGM, encoded by the coding sequence ATGAAAAAAATAGTAGTAGCATGTGGAGCAGGAATAGCAACATCAACAGTAGCAATACAAAAATTAAAAGCTGGATTTGAAAAAAGAGGCTTAGGAGGACAAGTTTCATTTACTCAATGTACAGTAGCAGAATTACCAGGAAAAGTTGCAGGACATGATATGGTTGTTACTACAGCTCAATTTAGCCAAAGTGTGGATATACCAGTTATATCAGGATTACCTTTTATAACAGGATTAGGAGTAGATAAATTAATGGATGATATAGTTGCAAAACTAGGAATGTAG
- a CDS encoding PTS sugar transporter subunit IIA, producing MLSKDLVFLDVEYKTSDEFLNSIADELLEKGYVKESFKDAIIKREEEYPTAIGTEKYNLAIPHTDSEHVNKPGVAFVRLKNECEFKEMCTNNDINVNMAFVLLVTQKEEQVSLLSKLMGLFGENEFLESLYNEQDPSVIVEVLNNKIS from the coding sequence ATGTTAAGCAAGGACCTAGTATTTTTAGATGTAGAATATAAAACTAGTGATGAATTTTTAAATTCTATAGCAGATGAACTATTAGAAAAAGGATATGTAAAAGAGTCTTTTAAAGATGCAATTATAAAAAGAGAAGAAGAATATCCGACTGCCATAGGAACTGAAAAATATAACTTAGCTATACCTCATACAGATTCAGAACATGTAAATAAGCCAGGAGTAGCATTTGTAAGATTAAAAAATGAATGTGAATTTAAAGAAATGTGTACCAATAATGATATTAATGTAAATATGGCATTTGTATTATTAGTTACTCAAAAAGAAGAACAAGTAAGCCTTTTATCAAAATTAATGGGATTATTTGGAGAAAATGAATTTTTAGAGAGTTTATATAATGAGCAAGACCCATCAGTAATAGTAGAAGTTTTAAATAACAAAATATCATAA
- a CDS encoding PTS galactitol transporter subunit IIC: protein MDILQKLVDLGPSVMMPIIFAVFAVCLGVKLANAIKSGLLIGIGFIGLNAIITILTENLGPAAEAMVKNFGLNLNVLDVGWPAASAIAFGSTVGVLIIPLGIIINVVMLLTRTTRTVNIDIWNFWHFAFTGSLVYMLTGSLPIALVMSAVNMIVTMVLADRTAPLVEKELGLPGISIPHGFSASYVPIAWLANKILDFIPGINKIKLDANDIQKKFGVFGDPAILGTSIGVILGLLAKYDVKGTLNLAVVMGAVLVLTPKMAAVLMEGLMPVSEAVQSLIQRKFEGKAKLYIGLDSAVSVGHPVTLAVSLVLVPVTLILALIIPGNQFLPFASLAGLPFMFVLITPLVRGDFFRAFIVGIIVVGAGLLIGTSMSPLFTEAALAAKFAIPNGATMISSIDYGSSPLPWLIVKLTELKTIGIGALIASTVGIMLWNRRLILKEDQATEEVNNLDQAN from the coding sequence ATGGATATATTACAAAAGTTAGTTGACTTAGGTCCTTCAGTAATGATGCCAATAATATTTGCAGTATTTGCAGTATGTTTAGGCGTCAAGCTAGCAAATGCTATAAAATCAGGACTTCTAATAGGAATAGGATTTATAGGTTTAAATGCAATAATAACAATATTAACAGAAAATTTAGGACCAGCAGCAGAAGCAATGGTTAAAAACTTTGGATTAAACTTAAATGTACTTGATGTTGGTTGGCCAGCAGCTTCAGCAATAGCATTTGGTTCAACAGTTGGTGTTTTAATAATACCTTTAGGAATAATAATAAATGTTGTAATGTTACTTACAAGAACAACTAGAACAGTAAATATAGATATATGGAATTTCTGGCATTTCGCTTTCACAGGTTCTTTAGTTTACATGCTAACAGGAAGTTTACCAATAGCTTTAGTGATGTCAGCAGTAAATATGATAGTTACAATGGTTCTTGCAGATAGAACTGCTCCTTTGGTAGAAAAAGAATTAGGACTTCCTGGAATATCAATTCCTCATGGCTTCTCAGCATCTTATGTGCCAATAGCATGGTTAGCAAATAAAATATTAGATTTTATACCAGGAATAAATAAAATAAAGTTAGATGCAAATGATATACAAAAGAAATTTGGGGTATTTGGAGATCCAGCTATATTAGGAACATCAATAGGTGTAATACTTGGATTACTTGCAAAATATGATGTGAAAGGGACTTTAAACTTAGCTGTAGTAATGGGTGCTGTACTTGTACTTACTCCAAAAATGGCAGCAGTATTGATGGAAGGCTTAATGCCAGTGTCTGAAGCAGTACAATCTTTAATTCAACGTAAATTTGAAGGAAAAGCTAAGCTTTACATAGGATTAGACTCAGCAGTAAGTGTTGGTCACCCAGTTACACTAGCAGTTTCACTAGTTTTAGTGCCAGTAACATTAATATTAGCTTTAATAATACCAGGAAATCAATTCTTACCATTTGCATCATTAGCAGGATTACCATTTATGTTTGTTTTGATTACTCCACTTGTAAGAGGAGATTTCTTTAGAGCATTTATAGTAGGTATTATAGTTGTAGGAGCAGGGCTACTAATAGGAACAAGTATGTCTCCGCTATTTACAGAAGCAGCACTAGCAGCTAAGTTTGCTATACCAAATGGAGCTACAATGATATCAAGTATTGACTACGGTTCAAGTCCACTTCCATGGCTAATAGTTAAGTTGACTGAGTTAAAAACAATAGGAATAGGAGCATTAATAGCTTCAACAGTTGGAATTATGTTATGGAATAGAAGATTAATATTAAAAGAAGATCAAGCAACAGAAGAAGTAAATAATTTAGATCAAGCAAATTAA
- a CDS encoding (2Fe-2S)-binding protein: MFSKLIKKNKKFKIINSNKPKKICSCYNIYNYDIMDALNNGCRGINDIRKTTKAGTACGKCNASLEYEVYKALKK, encoded by the coding sequence ATGTTTAGTAAATTAATTAAAAAAAACAAGAAATTTAAAATAATAAATTCTAATAAACCTAAAAAAATTTGTTCTTGTTATAATATTTATAATTATGACATTATGGATGCTCTAAATAATGGGTGCCGTGGAATAAATGATATTAGAAAAACTACAAAGGCAGGTACTGCTTGTGGCAAATGTAATGCCTCACTTGAATATGAAGTTTATAAAGCATTAAAAAAGTAA
- a CDS encoding TerD family protein: MMGITLAKGQKVSLTKGNPGLKNIMVGLGWDTNKYDGGFDFDLDASAFLLGSNDNVTQDTDFIFYNNPKHSLGAVEYLGDNRTGEGDGDDEEILLNLSLVPENINKIAFTVTIHEAMERRQNFGQVSNSYIRVINKDNNEELLKFDLGEDFSIETAVVVAEIYRHNGEWKFNALGSGFEGGLEALCKNFGINL, from the coding sequence ATTATGGGAATAACATTAGCTAAAGGTCAAAAAGTTAGTTTAACAAAAGGAAATCCAGGACTAAAAAATATTATGGTAGGTTTAGGATGGGATACTAATAAATATGATGGTGGATTTGACTTTGATTTGGATGCATCAGCATTTCTATTAGGAAGTAATGACAACGTAACACAAGATACTGATTTTATATTTTATAATAATCCAAAGCATTCTTTAGGAGCTGTGGAGTATTTAGGAGATAATAGGACTGGTGAAGGTGATGGAGATGATGAAGAAATATTACTAAACTTATCATTAGTTCCAGAAAATATAAATAAGATTGCTTTTACTGTAACAATTCATGAAGCAATGGAAAGAAGACAAAATTTTGGGCAAGTAAGTAACTCATATATCAGAGTTATTAATAAAGATAATAATGAAGAATTATTAAAATTTGACCTTGGAGAAGATTTTAGTATAGAAACAGCAGTAGTTGTAGCTGAAATATATAGACATAATGGAGAATGGAAGTTTAATGCGCTAGGGTCAGGATTTGAAGGTGGATTAGAAGCTTTATGCAAAAACTTTGGTATTAATTTATAG
- a CDS encoding TerD family protein, translating to MMGITLKKGEKINLTKGNPGLKNIKLGLGWDINSFDSGYDYDLDVSVFMVGESGRVERDEDFVFYNNLKHISGAVEHLGDNRTGEGDGDDEEILVDLKLIPNHIQKIAVAVTIYEAKERRQNFGQVSNSYIRVLNSENEEEILRYDLGEEFSIETAIVACELYKYNGEWKFSAVGSGFEGGLEALCKNYGLNV from the coding sequence ATAATGGGAATAACTTTAAAAAAGGGAGAAAAAATTAATCTTACAAAAGGAAATCCAGGATTAAAAAATATTAAATTAGGATTAGGATGGGATATTAACAGCTTTGATAGTGGTTACGACTATGATTTAGATGTAAGTGTATTCATGGTAGGGGAATCAGGTAGAGTAGAAAGAGATGAAGATTTTGTATTCTACAATAATTTAAAACATATCTCTGGGGCAGTAGAACATTTAGGTGACAACAGAACCGGAGAAGGCGATGGTGATGATGAAGAAATCTTAGTTGATTTAAAATTAATTCCTAATCATATACAAAAAATAGCAGTTGCCGTAACAATTTATGAAGCTAAAGAAAGAAGACAAAATTTTGGACAAGTAAGCAATTCATACATAAGAGTTTTAAATTCTGAAAATGAAGAAGAAATACTAAGATATGATCTTGGTGAAGAATTTAGTATAGAAACTGCCATAGTAGCATGTGAATTATACAAATACAATGGTGAATGGAAATTTAGCGCAGTAGGATCAGGGTTTGAAGGTGGTCTAGAAGCTTTATGTAAAAATTATGGATTAAATGTATAA
- a CDS encoding TerD family protein, with amino-acid sequence MSISLKKGEKIDLKKSNPGLSSLLVGLGWDPVTQKGGGFLSSLFGGGGADVDCDASVFMLNEKGQMNNSKDLIYFGNLKSTCKSIVHTGDNLTGDGDGDDEQILVNLNKIPSDVDKLLFVVNIYDCVSRRQHFGMIKNAFIRVVDRDTNKEIAKYNLTDDYSDKTALIVGTIYRYKDTWKFSAIGEGTRDTSLRDIRENLARVECAYGV; translated from the coding sequence ATGTCAATTAGTTTGAAAAAGGGAGAAAAAATAGATTTAAAGAAATCCAATCCAGGGCTTAGTTCTTTACTAGTTGGGCTTGGATGGGACCCAGTTACTCAAAAAGGAGGAGGGTTCTTAAGTAGTTTATTTGGCGGAGGAGGAGCAGATGTAGATTGTGATGCATCAGTTTTTATGCTAAATGAAAAAGGTCAAATGAACAACAGTAAAGACTTAATTTATTTTGGGAATTTAAAAAGTACTTGTAAATCTATTGTTCATACAGGTGATAACTTAACTGGAGATGGCGATGGTGACGATGAACAAATTTTAGTAAATTTAAATAAAATACCATCTGATGTTGATAAACTTTTATTTGTAGTCAATATTTATGATTGTGTAAGTAGAAGACAACATTTTGGAATGATAAAAAATGCTTTTATAAGAGTTGTAGATAGAGATACAAATAAAGAAATAGCAAAATATAATTTAACAGATGACTATAGTGATAAGACAGCTCTTATAGTAGGTACAATATATAGATATAAAGACACTTGGAAATTCTCAGCAATAGGAGAAGGAACTAGAGATACATCTTTAAGAGATATAAGAGAGAATTTAGCCAGAGTAGAATGTGCATATGGGGTATAA
- a CDS encoding calcium-translocating P-type ATPase, PMCA-type, producing the protein MKFFNEKQDKVLKELAVTVETGIESKEIDSRRNKYGFNEFTPKEEGSFFDDLKEALSEPMIVILIAAAIISAVVGETHDAIGIICAIAIGVGIGMVTEGKSKKAAEALSKLTENIEVKVLRDGKVQQIPKNELLPGDIVYIETGDMVPADGRLIESVNLKVREDMLTGESDDVSKNADITIPMEKIESKGQTIEQEPIPAKQINMVFGGTLVAYGRGTMVVTSIGDDSEMGRIAQNLSDEDEETPLQLKLGNLGAMIAKVSSAIAGLLFIFMIFKMVMNNTLNIDMSGFMPFLESIGPAKTAFTVCVALIVAAVPEGLPTMINMTLAITMQKMAKINALVTKKEACETIGSVSVICSDKTGTLTQNRMTVEVAYVDGRYIDGNDINTNSFFEENCLINSTADIEHSEEEVKYLGSATECALLLYNKEKDYRKIRSSADVTSQKPFTSDTKRMSSLVANGDSYLLLTKGAPEVLLDLCTFVQKGENIIPITEEIKTDILKEIEKLQVKSMRTLGFAYKQISSGGQEAEVALTLENETIDISLEENNLVFSGFVGIRDPLRPDVVESVKVANHAGVAVKMLTGDNIITAKAIGEELGLLKNNMRAVEASYIDTLSDEELREEIKTISIVARSKPDSKMRIVSALQYNNEVVAVTGDGINDAPALSKADVGIAMGISGTEVSKSAADIILTDDSFSTIVKGIKWGRGIYDNFQRFVQFQLTVNVVAFLIAIISQVLGQEMPFTTIQLLWVNIIMDGPPALALGLEPVRDFVLNRKPVNRNANIISKSMIRTIILNALFITGLLLAQSTFNILNVTPEENETVMFSLFAFLALFNAFNCREFGSDSIIPNFTKNKLALQIISVTGIAQIFFVQIFQDFFNSVSLSFGLWIKIILVAASIVVVNEIVKLVIRLFNPKTEKSEELATENA; encoded by the coding sequence ATGAAATTTTTTAATGAAAAACAAGACAAAGTACTAAAAGAACTAGCGGTTACCGTAGAAACAGGAATAGAATCCAAAGAGATTGATTCTAGAAGAAATAAATATGGTTTCAACGAATTTACACCAAAAGAAGAAGGTAGTTTTTTTGATGACTTAAAGGAAGCTTTAAGTGAACCAATGATAGTAATATTAATCGCAGCAGCAATAATAAGTGCAGTTGTTGGTGAAACACATGATGCTATAGGTATAATATGTGCCATAGCTATAGGTGTAGGAATAGGAATGGTTACAGAAGGTAAATCTAAAAAAGCAGCAGAGGCACTTTCAAAATTAACAGAAAATATAGAAGTTAAAGTGCTTAGAGACGGAAAAGTACAACAAATTCCTAAAAATGAATTACTTCCTGGAGATATAGTTTATATTGAAACAGGAGACATGGTTCCAGCAGATGGGAGACTTATAGAATCTGTAAACTTAAAAGTTAGAGAAGATATGTTAACAGGAGAATCTGATGATGTATCCAAAAATGCAGATATTACAATACCAATGGAAAAAATAGAATCAAAAGGTCAAACAATAGAACAAGAGCCTATACCTGCTAAACAAATAAATATGGTATTTGGTGGTACACTAGTTGCCTATGGTAGAGGAACTATGGTAGTTACGTCTATTGGTGATGATAGTGAAATGGGTAGAATTGCTCAAAACCTAAGTGATGAAGATGAAGAAACACCACTACAATTAAAACTTGGAAATCTTGGTGCTATGATAGCCAAAGTTTCTAGTGCAATAGCAGGTTTACTATTTATATTTATGATTTTCAAAATGGTTATGAACAACACATTAAATATTGATATGTCAGGATTTATGCCATTCTTAGAATCAATAGGACCAGCTAAAACTGCATTTACAGTATGTGTTGCCTTAATAGTTGCAGCTGTACCAGAAGGTTTGCCAACTATGATAAATATGACATTAGCAATAACTATGCAAAAAATGGCTAAAATAAATGCCTTAGTTACTAAAAAAGAAGCTTGTGAAACTATAGGTTCTGTTTCAGTAATTTGTTCAGATAAAACAGGAACATTAACTCAAAATAGAATGACTGTAGAAGTAGCATATGTAGATGGAAGATATATAGATGGAAATGATATAAATACAAATAGTTTCTTTGAAGAAAACTGTTTAATAAACTCTACAGCTGATATTGAGCATAGTGAAGAAGAAGTAAAATATTTAGGTAGTGCAACAGAATGTGCTCTGCTTTTATATAATAAGGAGAAAGATTATAGAAAAATAAGAAGCAGTGCAGATGTGACATCTCAAAAACCATTTACTTCAGATACAAAAAGAATGAGCTCATTAGTTGCAAATGGTGATTCTTATCTATTGTTAACTAAAGGAGCACCAGAAGTACTATTAGATTTATGTACTTTTGTCCAAAAAGGTGAAAACATAATACCTATAACTGAAGAAATAAAAACAGATATATTAAAAGAAATAGAAAAACTACAAGTTAAATCAATGAGAACTTTAGGATTTGCTTATAAGCAAATTTCATCAGGTGGCCAAGAGGCTGAAGTAGCTTTAACACTTGAAAATGAAACAATAGATATATCTTTAGAAGAAAACAACCTAGTATTTAGTGGATTTGTAGGTATAAGAGATCCACTTAGACCAGATGTTGTTGAATCAGTGAAAGTAGCTAATCATGCTGGTGTTGCTGTAAAAATGCTTACAGGCGACAACATAATCACAGCAAAAGCAATTGGTGAAGAATTAGGATTATTAAAAAATAATATGAGAGCTGTTGAAGCTTCTTATATTGACACATTAAGTGATGAAGAATTAAGAGAAGAAATAAAAACAATATCTATAGTTGCTAGAAGTAAACCAGACAGCAAAATGAGAATAGTATCAGCACTACAATATAATAACGAAGTAGTTGCAGTTACAGGAGATGGAATAAATGATGCTCCAGCTTTATCTAAAGCAGATGTTGGTATAGCTATGGGTATATCTGGAACAGAAGTTTCTAAAAGTGCTGCAGATATTATATTAACTGACGATAGTTTTTCAACAATTGTTAAAGGTATAAAATGGGGTAGAGGAATATACGATAACTTCCAAAGATTCGTTCAATTCCAATTAACAGTAAATGTGGTTGCCTTCTTAATAGCAATAATATCTCAAGTGTTAGGTCAAGAAATGCCATTTACAACTATACAATTATTGTGGGTAAACATAATAATGGATGGACCTCCAGCATTAGCTCTTGGACTAGAGCCAGTAAGAGATTTTGTTTTAAATAGAAAACCTGTAAACAGAAATGCTAATATAATATCTAAATCAATGATAAGAACAATAATTTTAAATGCATTATTTATAACAGGTTTATTACTTGCACAATCTACATTCAATATATTAAATGTAACACCAGAAGAAAATGAAACAGTAATGTTCTCATTATTTGCATTCTTGGCTTTATTTAATGCATTTAACTGTAGAGAATTTGGTAGTGATAGTATAATACCAAACTTCACAAAGAATAAACTTGCATTACAAATAATATCTGTAACAGGAATAGCACAAATTTTCTTTGTACAAATATTCCAAGACTTCTTTAACTCTGTATCATTAAGTTTTGGATTATGGATAAAAATAATACTAGTTGCTGCATCAATAGTAGTAGTTAATGAAATAGTGAAATTAGTAATAAGATTGTTTAACCCAAAAACAGAGAAAAGTGAAGAACTAGCAACTGAAAATGCTTAA
- a CDS encoding YceG family protein encodes MSNSKVFEKIFSSQIDRENYTITSGYTNYFISYIGLEDEDLYNLEIFKTKYNIDNRKDIALFSSSLPNPSDFDMINYFKNKLSNYRNNLEHMDIRIISNEKINNNIKKSFDKVLKEEEKQFNNERVKENFIIKVMSWIKTYVDPLTINKDDAPKIIFYGEIKKHEAYFLAILYLAGFDVLYLNPNSSSNIVVLNKDLYKIEEIVKENVEDMLTFEERVALGEKVNKGSIKKAMTIGAQASQRISNELLNESGFIKPWQLQDRKIKNVLLTSTMEEISIYWNQPLKLRPGFNFDNNYIEVSVFFSKINGVYNDKHEYRNFVKILKGPREYVNFIDLKDGFEQLAKPFTNDAFSLSFILDSKGVIDKKSVLQEKSYSISTLGKPQQTMILEKVEEIIASNVFIDELNREDRIKGLFTVLNMDKKFVHMINNFDYALINPKLVVYMEEAVVFDKEIGFLLLLLSKIGFDIIILSPGGDNCIENVISSKVIDIHRLDKMIYQFDLDEKEEEEKSILKKLFSKRGLF; translated from the coding sequence ATGAGTAATTCTAAAGTCTTTGAAAAAATATTCTCCAGCCAAATAGATAGGGAAAATTACACAATTACTAGTGGATATACGAATTATTTTATTTCATATATAGGATTAGAAGATGAAGATTTGTATAATTTAGAAATCTTCAAAACAAAATATAATATTGATAATAGGAAAGATATAGCCTTATTTAGTAGTAGTTTGCCAAATCCTAGTGATTTTGATATGATAAACTATTTCAAAAATAAATTAAGTAATTATAGAAATAATTTAGAACATATGGACATTAGAATAATTTCAAATGAAAAAATAAACAACAATATAAAAAAATCATTTGATAAGGTTTTAAAAGAAGAAGAAAAGCAATTTAATAATGAAAGAGTTAAGGAAAATTTTATTATCAAGGTTATGTCGTGGATAAAAACTTATGTAGATCCCTTAACTATAAATAAAGATGATGCACCAAAAATTATTTTTTATGGAGAGATAAAAAAACATGAAGCATATTTCTTAGCGATATTATATTTAGCTGGTTTTGATGTATTATATCTAAATCCTAATTCATCAAGCAATATAGTAGTTTTAAACAAAGACTTATATAAAATAGAAGAAATTGTAAAAGAAAATGTTGAAGATATGCTTACTTTTGAAGAGAGAGTTGCTCTTGGAGAAAAAGTGAATAAAGGATCTATAAAAAAAGCAATGACTATAGGGGCACAGGCATCACAAAGAATAAGTAATGAGTTATTAAATGAATCTGGATTTATTAAGCCGTGGCAGCTACAAGATAGAAAGATAAAAAACGTTTTATTGACTTCAACTATGGAGGAAATATCTATTTATTGGAACCAACCTTTAAAGCTAAGACCTGGTTTTAATTTCGATAATAATTATATAGAGGTGTCTGTATTCTTTTCTAAAATAAATGGAGTATACAATGATAAACATGAATATCGAAACTTTGTAAAAATATTAAAAGGACCAAGAGAATATGTTAATTTCATTGATTTAAAAGATGGATTTGAACAATTGGCTAAACCATTTACAAATGATGCTTTTAGCTTATCTTTTATACTTGATTCAAAGGGAGTAATAGATAAAAAATCTGTTTTACAAGAAAAAAGTTATTCAATATCAACTTTAGGCAAACCTCAGCAAACTATGATTTTAGAAAAGGTAGAAGAAATTATAGCAAGTAATGTATTTATTGATGAATTAAATCGAGAAGATAGGATAAAAGGTTTATTTACAGTCTTAAACATGGATAAAAAATTTGTACATATGATAAATAACTTTGATTATGCTTTAATTAATCCAAAGTTAGTTGTTTATATGGAAGAAGCCGTAGTATTTGATAAGGAAATTGGATTTTTATTACTTTTACTATCAAAAATAGGATTTGATATTATTATATTATCACCAGGTGGAGACAACTGCATTGAAAATGTAATATCTTCTAAAGTAATAGATATTCACAGGCTGGATAAAATGATTTATCAATTTGATTTAGATGAAAAAGAAGAAGAGGAAAAAAGTATATTAAAAAAATTATTTAGTAAAAGGGGATTATTTTAA